The nucleotide window AAAAGATGGCAGTCCCGACTTTGGCAAACCGATAGCAGGTGGGACGCAAATTAAACGGCCATCAGGCGAATTGCCTTAACACAGCGGGGCCGGCTTTTGCATCCATCAGCCGGCATGCCGGTTTCATTTTTTTAACTGCGGCAGGGTCTCTTCGATATGTGGGTCTTTGTCGCGTAGACAAAGCTTGTTCTAAAGTTAGACCTGAGGCCTGTTTGGTTTACCTCATCAGGCTTAAAAGAGCCTTTGGTCGAAAGATGAGAGGCTTTTTGCGTTTGGGATACGTTATTACGGCATACGCTATTTGTGTATAGCCCGCATAGGCGCTAACAAGGTGGGATTAGATGGTTTAAAACACCCACATATTGTCGCAATTGCACATCACGCAGGCTCCTCATCCTCTTTAAATTTGGATAATTATTAAACTAATAGAAAATAGAAACAAAATGAGAAAGATAAGGATCTTTGAACATATCTCGCTGGATGGCGTGATAGAACATGACGGCGACTACACCTATGGTGCGTGGACCACACCCTACAGAAGCCCTGCCGGGGCGACAATGCTTTTTGAGGCATACGGGCCGGGCTTTGACCTGTTGCTGGCCCGCAGCACCTATGATATATTTAGTGGCTTTTGGCCTACCGCCGGAGATTTTCCAATGGCCAACGCTATAAACGCTGCAACCAAATACATCGTTACCCATAGGCCTGATAGCCTGCAGTGGGGGCCGGTAAAAGGTTTGAGCGGTGACATTGTAGCGGGGATTCGCGACCTTAAGTCGACGGACGGTCCCGACCTGATCGTTGTAGGTAGTTCAACGCTAACATCCGTATTGCTTGACCAGGGTTTGGCCGATGAGGTTGTACTAATCACCTATCCGGTTTTGCTTGGCAAGGGTAAGCGCTTATTATCAGATAATATTGATGCCCGGGAGCTTGCTTTTGTTGACTCGAAGGCCACACCCACAGGTTTGCTCATTAACACTTATAAGCATCTGGGGTCATTGAAAAAATAATCTTACCAAAAATTGGTATAGGCAATTGCCAAAATTATTTTGGATAAAACAGGGGCTGCCTTATTTTTAAGACAGCCCCTGTTCTACCCCAATAAGCAATTGGCTATTTTTTTAAATCCCTTCAGGTTAACGTCGGCGCGGCGCACTGTTGGTAAGACCACACTATCTGATCACCGTAACATAACCTGATAATGGTGACCCATAAATGCCAATATCGATAAGATAATAGTATGTGCCAAAAGGTACTGGTTTTCCATTATAGGTGCCATCCCATGGTATACCATACCCCCTTGAATAAAACAACCTTATCCCGTAACGGTTAAAAATAGATACTTGCGCCCCGGGGTAATCTGACAATTCTTTTATCGTCCATAAGTCGTTAATACCGTCTCCGTTGGGGGTAAAAGTATTGGGCGGTATAATTGGTTTAAGCACATTTACCATAATTTGTTTTTCAACAAAACATCCACCCAGGCCAGTAACTCTTAAAGTATATAATTGACTTTCTGTGGCCTTTAAAACAGGTGCCCTGGTAGTGCTTGAACTTAAATATGATGCTGGGGTCCATAAATATTCAACATTTGATCCGGTCACCTGGGGGTCCATGATAATATTTTGACCTTGCAAAACATATTTAACCTCGGGCAAATTTATAGTTGGCGATGGTGTTATTGTTAAGGTCATGGCATCGGTAACAGCTATACAATTATTACCTGTTGATGATAAGGTAAGCTTAACAGAGCCGCCGGCTTTATCGGCAGTGCTTGGCATATAGTTAACGTTTATTTCCCTATCTGAAGGGATAAAAGTACCCGTTCCCGATGTTGTCCATCTACCTCCGGTAGCATAAATAATGCTCCCTTTCACGTTTACTGTAGGGTCAGCAGCACACATTAGTTTGTTGCCGCCGGCACTTACTATTGGCGTGGGGTTTATGATAACTTTAAATGATGAAGATGAAATACTGCACCCACCGTTATTAGTAGAACTTAAGGTGAGGGTTACGCTTCCTGCAGCCATATCGGCGGGCGAGGGCGAATACGTACCCGATAGGCTGGTATTTGATGGTGAAAATGTACCTGTGCCGCTGGTGGTCCATACGCCATTGTTGTTATCGCCGATAATACTGCCAGCCAGGATAACTTTCGGATTATTGACGCATACCACCTGATCATTACCTGCAATAGCCTGTTCGGGCTTACTCATAATTACTTTGGTAGTTGCAGCAGCGCTGGTACAGCTATTTACCGTTACTGTTACGCTATAGGTGCCGGCGGCGTTGGCCGATGCATTGCTGATAATGGGGTTTTGCAGGGTTGAAGAAAAGCCATTAGGCCCTGTCCATTTATAAGTAGCGCCGGCTATGCCCGATGCGGTCAGATTTAAATTATCCCCTACGCAAACAGGGCTGTTGCTTCCCGCCGTTGGCGCAATTGGTATTTGATTTACAACCACTGCGGTGGCGGCAGATGCAGTAACCGAGCAACCCGGCGCAGTAATTGATACGGTATAAGTACCCGTGTTTGTAAGTGCAGCGCCGGTTATAACAGGGTTTTGCAGGGTTGAAGAAAATCCATTGGGCCCAGTCCATTTATAAACGGCGCCAATAAATGTTGATGAGGTAAGGGTTATAGGGTCTCCCGCACAAACCGGCGAATTACTTGAAGCCACAGGATTAACAGGAGTAGCATCAACCACTACGTTTACAGCTGTTGGTACGCCGGTACAATTACCTGCCGTAGCGGTCACATAATAAGTACCTGCATTAGCCTGGCTTGCTGCAGGTATTGATGGATTTGGCAGGTTTGAGAAAAAGTTATTAGGCCCTGTCCAGGTATAGGTTAGTCCGGGGATACTGGTTACCGATAAACTGATCGTACTTCCTTCGCAAACGGGGGTATTGCTTGTGGTGGTAGGTGCGCCCGGTATGGTGTTTACTATAACCGTGGTAGTGCCGGCAATACTGGTACAGCCATTAACAGTTGCCGTCACTGAATATACCCCCCCCGCAGCCGCAGTCACATTACTTATGGTTGGGTTTTGTACGTTTGATGTAAAGCCGTTTGGCCCGGTCCAGCTATAAGTAGCGCCAGCAATATTATTTGCATTTAAAATAAGTGTACTACCGGAACAAAGTGGGCTGTTGCTGGAAGCTTTTGGCGCGGCAGGTGTAGGGACAACGACCACATTAACACTGCCAACATTACTTGTACAGCCATTTACTGTAACTAATAAGGAATATGTGCCGCCCGCAGCAAGTGTAGCATTATTAATGGTTGGATTTTGAGCATTTGATGTAAAGCCGTTTGGCCCTATCCATGCATAAGAAGCCCCGCTAACTGCCGGTGTTGTTAAATTAAGGACAGAGTTTTCACAAACCGGGGAATTACTGCTGGCGGATGGCGTAGACGGTTTGGGGTTAATAGTTATTATATAATCAGCAGGGGTACCCGGGCAGCCGTTATAATAAGGCGTAATGGTGTAGGTGAGTGTACCTTGCGTTGTGCCTGTATTTAATAATATTTGCGATGGTATATTCCCTGTGCCGCTGGTAGTAAAGCCCGAAACTTGAGCGGTAGCGACACCCACCCATTTGAAAATTACACCACTAACGTTTGACGTAAGATTTACAGCAATACTGCCGGTTTGCGAACAAACTGTTTGTGATAATGGATTATTGGTTACAACGGGTGTTGGATTAACCGTTACAGTATAGGTGAACGGCGTACCCGCGCAGCCGTTATACAATGGAATGATAGTATAAGGCACAGCAATAGGTGCCGCTGTGGTATTGGTCAGTAATTCGGTAATAGTGTTGCTGGTTTGACCGGTTACCGCAGCGTTGCTGATACCGGTTATTGCCGCGCGGCTCCAGGAGAACGTGGCCCCGCTAACATTACTGGTGATGGTATACGCCTGTGCGGTACCATTACAAACGACAGCTGATGAAGCGCTGGTAACCGTGGGTGTTGGGTTCACGGTAACAGTATAAGTAAATGTCGGCCCGGGACAGCCGTTAGCTGTAGGAATAATAGTATAAGTGACATCAACAGGGGCAGCAGTTGTATTGACCAGCGTTTCGGTAATGGTGTTACTGGTCTGCCCGCTTACGGCTGCATTGCTGATGCCGGCAACCGCCGCCCTTCCCCATGTATAGGTTGTGCCGGCCACATTACTGGTGATGGTATAGTTCTGTGCGGTATTGTTACAGGTAGTTGCACTGGCTGCACTGGTAATGGTTGGTGTCGGGTTCACGGTAACGGTATAAGTGAATGCCGGCCCTGTACAGCCATTAGCTTCAGGAATGATACTATAAGTTACGGAAACTGCTGCGTTTGTTGTATTGGTTAATACTTCGTTAATGATGTTACTGGTCTGCCCGCTTACCGCTGCATTGCTGATGCCGGCGACAGCGGCCCGGCCCCAGGTATAGGTGGTACCACTCACGCTGCCGGTGATAGTGTAATTCTGGGCGGTATTATTACAGATCACCCCACTGGCTGCACTGGTAACTGTCGGCGTTGGGTTCACGGTAACCGTGTAAGTAAATGTGGGGCCTGTACAGCCGTTTGCCGAAGGCACAATGCTATAAGCCACATTAATAGGAGCTGAAGTTGTATTGACCAGGGTTTCAGTGATCACCCCGGTTGTCTGCCCGCTTACTGCCGTATTGCTGATACCGGCGACCGTGGCTCTCCCCCAGGTATAAGTGGTACCGCTCACATTGCTGGTCATGGTATAGTTCTGTGCCGTGTTATTACAGATCACCGCACTGGCAGCACTGGTAACAGTAGGTGTAGGGTTAGCGGTAATGGTATAAGTAAAAGCCGGCCCGGGACAACCGTTGGCCGAAGGCACAATTGTATAAACCACATCAACCGGTGCTGAAGTTGTATTAACCAGAGTTTCAGTGATCACCCCGGTTGTTTGCCCCGATACCGCTGCATTGCTGACCCCGGCGACAACGGCCCGGCTCCAGGTATAGGTGGTGCCGCTTACACTGCCGGTGATGGTATAGTTCTGGGCAGTGTTGTTACAAATTACCCCGCTTGCCGCGCTGGTAACTGTGGGCGTTGGGTTCACGGTAACCGTATAAGCAAATGTAGGCCCTGTACAGCCGTTTGCCAAAGGCACAATGCTATAGGCCACATTAATAGGAGCTGAAGTGGTGTTGATCAGGGTTTCAGTGATCAGATCGGTTGTCTGTCCGCTTATTGCTGCATTGCTGATGCCCGCCACAGCGGCCCTTCCCCAGGTATAAGTTGTGCCGCTCACGCTGCCGGTAATGGTATAATTCTGTGCGGTGTTATTACAGGTCACCGCACTGGCTGCACTGGTAACTACAGGTGTGGGATTAACGGTAACAGTATAGGTAAATACCGGCCCTGTACAACCGTTTGCTGCGGGAACAATGCTATAGATCTCATCAACTGGTGCAACAGTTGTATTAACCAGTGTTTCGGTGATGCTACTGCTGGTTTGTCCCGATACCGCAGCATTGCTAATCCCGGCAACAGTGGCCCGGCTCCAAGTATAGGTTGTGCCGCTCACGCTACTTGTAATAGTATAGTTCTGTGCGATATTGTTACAGGTAGTTGCACTTGCTGCGCTGGTAACTGTCGGTGTTGGATTAACGGTGATGGTATAAGTAAATGTAGGCCCTGTACAGCCATTAGCGGCAGGAATAATAGTATAGACCACATCAATCGGAGCAGCAGTTGTATTGACCAGGGTTTCGGTGATGGTACTGCTGGTTTGTCCTGATATTGCAGCATTGCTAATTCCAGCGACAGTGGCCCGGCTCCATGAAAAAATAGTTCCGGCCACATTGCTGGTAATGGTATAGTTCTGTGCGGTATTATTACAGGTAGTTGCACTTGCTGCACTGGTAACTACAGGCGTTGGGTTAACGGTAACCGTAAAAGTAAATGTGGGCCCCGTACAACCGTTTGCCGCGGGAACAATGCTATAGGTCACATTGATCGGAGCTGAAGTAGTATTGATCAGCGTTTCGGTAATAATGTTGACTGTTTGCCCGCTGACTGCCACATTGCTAATCCCGGCTACTGCAGCCCTTCCCCAAGTATAAGTTGTGCCACTCACGCTGCCGGTGATGGTATAGTTCTGTGCGGTGTTGTTACAGGTAGTTGCACTTGTTGCACTGGTAACTGTCGGCGTTGGGTTAACAGTAATGGTATAAGTAAATGCAGGCCCTGTACAGCCATTTGCCGAAGGAACGATTGTGTAGATCACATCAACAGGTGCAACAGTTGTATTAACCAGTGTTTCGGTAATTGTACTGCTGGTTTGTCCCGATACCGCTACATTGCTGATTCCGGCGACAGTAGCCCTTCCCCATATATAGGTTGTACCACTCACACTACCGGTAATAGTATAGTTCTGTGCGGTATTGTTACAGGTAGTTGCACTGGCTGCGCTGGTAACAGTAGGTGTTGGGTTCACGGTAACCGTATAAGTAAATGTGGGCCCTATACAACCATTTGCCGAGGGAACAATGCTATAGGTCACATTGACCGGAGCGGAAGTAGTATTAACCAGCGTTTCGGTGATCAGATCCGTTGTTTGGCCGCTTACTGCTGTATTGCTGATCCCAGCCACAGCCGCCCTTCCCCATATATAGGTTGTGCCGCTCACATTACTGGTAATGGTATAATTCTGTGCCGTATTATCGCAGATCACCGCACTTGCTGCGCTGGTAACTGTCGGTGTTGGGTTAACAGTAACCGTATAGGTAAATGCCGGCCCTGTACAACCGTTTGCTGCGGGAACAATGCTATAGGACACATCAATAGGTGCTGAAGTTGTATTGACCAGTGTTTCGGTAATGGTACCGCTGGTTTGTCCCGATACTGCTGCATTGCTGATGCCTGCCACGGTTGCCCGGCTCCATGAAAAAGTAGTTCCGGCCACATTGCTGGTAATGGTATAGTTCTGGGCGATATTATTACAGGTAGTTGCACTGGCTGCGCTGGTAACAGTAGGTGTGGGGTTAACGGTAACCGTATAGGTAAATGTAGGCCCTGTACAACCATTGGCCGAAGGAACGATAGTATAGATCACATCAATCGGAGCCGAAGTTGTATTGATCAGCGTTTCGGTGATCAGATCCGTCGTTTGGCCGCTTGCTGCTGTATTGCTGATGCCTGTCACAGCAGCCCGGTCCCAGGTATAGGTTGCCCCGCTAACATTGCTGGTGATGGTATAGTTTTGGGCGGTATTATCGCAGATGGTTGCACTTGCTGCACTGGTAACTATAGGTGTGGGGTTAATGGTAACGGTATAGGTAAATGTCGGGCCAGAACAACCGTTGGCTGTAGGAATGATAGAGTAGCGCACATTGATCGGCGTTGCGGTGGTATTGATCAGGCTTTCAGTTATCGTATTGGTTGTTTGTCCGCTTACAGCAGTATTGCTGATCCCTGCGACAGTAGCCCTTCCCCAGGTATAAGTTGTCCCGCTAACATTGCTGGTGATGGTATAGTTTAGTGCCGTATTGTTACAGGTAATATCATTTGCTGGACTTGTAACCCTTGGTGTTGGGTTAACGGTAATAGTATAAATAAATGTTGGCCCGGTACAGCCGTTTGCTGTAGGAGTGATAGCGTAAAGCACATCAATTGGGGTTGATGTGGTGTTGATGAGTTTTTCGGTGATCGTGTTAGATGTCTGCCCGCTTACTGCTGCATTGCTGATGCCCGCAACAGCTGCCCTGTCCCATATATAGGTTGTGCCGCTCACGCTACCGGTAATGGTATAGTTCTGGGCGGTATTGTTACAGGTAGCAGCACTTGCTGCACTGGTAACTGTTGGTGTCGGGTTAACGGTAACGGTGTAGGTAAATGTTGGCCCTGTACAGCCATTTGCCGAAGGGACGATAGTGTAGATTACATTTATTGGTGCCGATGTTGTGTTATCCAACGACTCCGTAATGGGATTAGATGTTTGCCCTGTAACCGCCGCATTGCTAATTCCAGCAATAGTAGCCCTGCTCCATGTAAACACGGTACCACTTACATTACCAGTGATGGTATAGTTCTGATCTGTATTATTACAGGTAACAGCACTTGTTGCGCTGGTAACCGTGGGTGTTGGATTAACGGTAACAGTATAAGTAAATGCCGGCCCGGGACAGCCGTTGGCTGTAGGAATAATAGTATAAGTGACATCAATAGGGGCAGCTGTAGTATTGACCAGCGTTTCGGTAATGGTGTTACTGGTTTGCCCTGATACCGCTGCATTGCTGATGCCTGCCACGGTTGCCCGGCTCCATGAAAAAGTAGTTCCGCTCACATTGCTGGTAATGGAATAGCTCTGTGCGGTATTGTTACAAGTAGTTGCACTGGCCGCGCTGGTAACGGTTGGCGTTGGGTTCACGGTAACGGTATAAGTGAATGTCGGCCCTGTACAGCCATTAGCTTCGGGAATGATACTGTAAGTTACTGAAACCGCCGCGTTTGTTGTATTGGTTAATACTTCGTTAATGATGTTACTGGTCTGCCCGCTTACCGCTGCATTGCTGATACCGGCGACAGCGGCCCGGCTCCAGGTATAGGTGGTACCACTCACGCTGCCGGTGATGGTGTAATTCTGGGCGGTATTATTACAGATCACCCCGCTGGCTGCACTGGTAACTGTCGGTGTGGGGTTCACGGTAACCGTGTAAGTAAATGTGGGGCCTGTACAACCATTCGCCGAAGGCACAATGCTATAAACTACATTGACCGGAGCGGATGTTGTATTGACCAGTGTTTCGGTGATCACCCCGGTTGTCTGCCCGCTTACCGCCGTATTGCTGATACCTGCCACCGCCGTCCTGCCCCAGGTATAAGTGGTACCGCTCACACTACCGGTAATGGTATAGGCCTGTGCGGTATTATCGCAGAGCACCGCACTTGCTGCGCTGGTAACTGTCGGCGTTGGGTTAACAGTAACGGTATAAGTAAATGTGGGCCCTGTACAACCGTTTGCTGCGGGAACAATGCTATAAGCCACATCAATAGGTGCTGAAGTTGTATTGACTAGTGTTTCGGCAATGGTACTGCTGGTTTGTCCCGATACCGCTGCATTGCTGATTCCGGCGACAGTAGCCCTTCCCCAGGTATAGGTTGTACCACTCACACTACCGGTAATAGTATAGTTTTGTGCGGTATTGTTACAGGTAGTCGCACTGGTTGCGCTGGTAACAATAGGTGTTGGGTTCACGGTAACCGTATAAGTAAATGTAGGCCCTGTACAACCGTTTGCCAAAGGCACAATGCTATAAGCCACATTAATAGGAGCTGAAGTTGTGTTGACCAGCGTTTCGGTGATCAGATCGGTTGTCTGCCCGCTTACCGTAGTATTGCTGATGCCCGCCACAGCGGCCCTTCCCCAGGTATAAGTTGTGCCGCTCACGCTGCCGGTAATGGTATAATTCTGGGCGGTGTTATTACAGGTCACCGCACTGGCTGCACTGGTAACTACAGGTGTGGGGTTAACAGTAATCGTTATCTGATCTGACACAGCGCCACAAGGCCCGGCCGGGTCATCGGTTGTTAAAGTGAGCGTCACGCTGGTTTCGCCGGGGCCTAATGTATAGGTAGTGGCGGGTGATAAATTATTAGAAAAGGTTCCGGTTCCGCCCGACCATGTGGCACTGGTTGCGCCCCCGCCTATAGTGCCATTTAATGTAACCGTTTGCCCTGAACATACAATTTGGTCTATCCCAGCATTTACAGTTGCAACAGGGTTAATGGTTATGGTATTTGTAGCTGATGCTGCGGCGCAACCACCCGCAGGCGCAATGGTATTTGTTACAGTATAAGTGCCGGTTGCGCTGTGCTGCAAATCAATTTCCCCGGTGCTTGTGTTTAAAAATACAAGTGCGGGATCTGAACTGCTGAATATACCTGCGCTGCTACCTGGGGCAAATGTAGGCAGGGGGTTTGCCTGATTTTGGCAATATGGCCCACTATAACTAAATGTGGCGTCGGGTGCACTTGTAATAGTAATGCTTGAGCTACTGCTATATACGCAGGTGCTATTGGTAACAAATGTGATAGTATATGTGCCCAGCGTGCTGGCAGCCAGATTTATTTCACCGGTTTGATTATCAACAAATACAAGTCCTGGCGTCGAACTGAATGTTCCACCGGATGGGTACATTACAGTTGGTGTTGGGTTGGTGCCTGTTTTACAAAAAGTCCCCGAAGGGTAATAAAAAGTAGGATCTACAGGTGGTATTACGGTTGCTGTAACTGCTGTACGCGGGCCTGTACAGCCAGAGGCGGAAGTGGCATCCACATAATAGGTAGTAGTGGTTGATAATGCCGGTGTAGTATAAGAGGCACCGGTATAAAGGGATGTTCCGCCAGAAGCGGCGCTATACCAGTTGTATGTTCCGCCCGGGGCAGTGGCTGTTAAAGTTGCCGTTGAACCCGGGCAAATGGTACTTCCGGAGGCGGTTGGGGCAACTGGTAATGGGTTAACAGTAACTGTTACAGCAGTACGTGCGCTAACACATCCGTTTACCGTTGTTTGCACGTAATAAGTTGTCGTGGCAGTTAAAACCGCAGTAGTATAACTTGCACCGGTGCTTAACAAGGT belongs to Mucilaginibacter boryungensis and includes:
- a CDS encoding dihydrofolate reductase family protein translates to MRKIRIFEHISLDGVIEHDGDYTYGAWTTPYRSPAGATMLFEAYGPGFDLLLARSTYDIFSGFWPTAGDFPMANAINAATKYIVTHRPDSLQWGPVKGLSGDIVAGIRDLKSTDGPDLIVVGSSTLTSVLLDQGLADEVVLITYPVLLGKGKRLLSDNIDARELAFVDSKATPTGLLINTYKHLGSLKK
- a CDS encoding PKD-like domain-containing protein, producing the protein MVTLNPGSDLLNISSGQLAASNFYTVNCGAQTPVGTPVCVSGLTTANVAFCKPGNNSITYTITASTSVHASGDITLRQGCTGAMSVTGLSASTITWTSVYPGAAGAYNSYLSCTSGCTSTNVTPLAGAPAYIDYKVSGIVTNCANTKTDTVRVYTVPAMTVALTPTNPVICSGGSGNIILTATPSGGNPPYAYAWSTGATTQSITVTSIGTYSVSVSDNTSGCAPTPQSVTVTAAPTPAAPTAAGAVTCANSTATVTATAPGGTYQWYNTASGGTPLFTGASYTTPALTSTTTYYVETTVGGCISPRTAVTVTVNPIPAAPTAASTSTCNGSSATLTATAPGGTYDWYNAASGGTLLGSGSTYTTPALTTNTTYYVQTTVNGCVSARTPVTVSIIPTPVAPTAAGTTTCSGTAVTLMATAPGGNYDWYDSATGGTLLLSGATYTTPVLTATTTYYVQTTVNGCISARTPVTVTVNAIPAAPTAAPATICYGTTATLSATAPGGTYQWYDAASGGTLLTTGTTYTSSPLTTNTTYYVQTIVNGCTSPRSAVNVTVNPATPAPTASGTTICSGSPATLTATAPGGTYDWFSVASGGTSLFTGATYTTPALTTTTTYYVQATVNGCAGPRTAVTATVNPIPAAPTAPGTAICYGNTASLTATAPGGIYDWYDSASGGTLLSTGASYTTAVLTATTTYYVQTTVNGCVSARTAVTVTVNPLPVAPTASGSTICPGSTATLTATAPGGTYNWYSAASGGTSLYTGASYTTPALSTTTTYYVDATSASGCTGPRTAVTATVIPPVDPTFYYPSGTFCKTGTNPTPTVMYPSGGTFSSTPGLVFVDNQTGEINLAASTLGTYTITFVTNSTCVYSSSSSITITSAPDATFSYSGPYCQNQANPLPTFAPGSSAGIFSSSDPALVFLNTSTGEIDLQHSATGTYTVTNTIAPAGGCAAASATNTITINPVATVNAGIDQIVCSGQTVTLNGTIGGGATSATWSGGTGTFSNNLSPATTYTLGPGETSVTLTLTTDDPAGPCGAVSDQITITVNPTPVVTSAASAVTCNNTAQNYTITGSVSGTTYTWGRAAVAGISNTTVSGQTTDLITETLVNTTSAPINVAYSIVPLANGCTGPTFTYTVTVNPTPIVTSATSATTCNNTAQNYTITGSVSGTTYTWGRATVAGISNAAVSGQTSSTIAETLVNTTSAPIDVAYSIVPAANGCTGPTFTYTVTVNPTPTVTSAASAVLCDNTAQAYTITGSVSGTTYTWGRTAVAGISNTAVSGQTTGVITETLVNTTSAPVNVVYSIVPSANGCTGPTFTYTVTVNPTPTVTSAASGVICNNTAQNYTITGSVSGTTYTWSRAAVAGISNAAVSGQTSNIINEVLTNTTNAAVSVTYSIIPEANGCTGPTFTYTVTVNPTPTVTSAASATTCNNTAQSYSITSNVSGTTFSWSRATVAGISNAAVSGQTSNTITETLVNTTAAPIDVTYTIIPTANGCPGPAFTYTVTVNPTPTVTSATSAVTCNNTDQNYTITGNVSGTVFTWSRATIAGISNAAVTGQTSNPITESLDNTTSAPINVIYTIVPSANGCTGPTFTYTVTVNPTPTVTSAASAATCNNTAQNYTITGSVSGTTYIWDRAAVAGISNAAVSGQTSNTITEKLINTTSTPIDVLYAITPTANGCTGPTFIYTITVNPTPRVTSPANDITCNNTALNYTITSNVSGTTYTWGRATVAGISNTAVSGQTTNTITESLINTTATPINVRYSIIPTANGCSGPTFTYTVTINPTPIVTSAASATICDNTAQNYTITSNVSGATYTWDRAAVTGISNTAASGQTTDLITETLINTTSAPIDVIYTIVPSANGCTGPTFTYTVTVNPTPTVTSAASATTCNNIAQNYTITSNVAGTTFSWSRATVAGISNAAVSGQTSGTITETLVNTTSAPIDVSYSIVPAANGCTGPAFTYTVTVNPTPTVTSAASAVICDNTAQNYTITSNVSGTTYIWGRAAVAGISNTAVSGQTTDLITETLVNTTSAPVNVTYSIVPSANGCIGPTFTYTVTVNPTPTVTSAASATTCNNTAQNYTITGSVSGTTYIWGRATVAGISNVAVSGQTSSTITETLVNTTVAPVDVIYTIVPSANGCTGPAFTYTITVNPTPTVTSATSATTCNNTAQNYTITGSVSGTTYTWGRAAVAGISNVAVSGQTVNIITETLINTTSAPINVTYSIVPAANGCTGPTFTFTVTVNPTPVVTSAASATTCNNTAQNYTITSNVAGTIFSWSRATVAGISNAAISGQTSSTITETLVNTTAAPIDVVYTIIPAANGCTGPTFTYTITVNPTPTVTSAASATTCNNIAQNYTITSSVSGTTYTWSRATVAGISNAAVSGQTSSSITETLVNTTVAPVDEIYSIVPAANGCTGPVFTYTVTVNPTPVVTSAASAVTCNNTAQNYTITGSVSGTTYTWGRAAVAGISNAAISGQTTDLITETLINTTSAPINVAYSIVPLANGCTGPTFAYTVTVNPTPTVTSAASGVICNNTAQNYTITGSVSGTTYTWSRAVVAGVSNAAVSGQTTGVITETLVNTTSAPVDVVYTIVPSANGCPGPAFTYTITANPTPTVTSAASAVICNNTAQNYTMTSNVSGTTYTWGRATVAGISNTAVSGQTTGVITETLVNTTSAPINVAYSIVPSANGCTGPTFTYTVTVNPTPTVTSAASGVICNNTAQNYTITGSVSGTTYTWGRAAVAGISNAAVSGQTSNIINEVLTNTTNAAVSVTYSIIPEANGCTGPAFTYTVTVNPTPTITSAASATTCNNTAQNYTITSNVAGTTYTWGRAAVAGISNAAVSGQTSNTITETLVNTTAAPVDVTYTIIPTANGCPGPTFTYTVTVNPTPTVTSASSAVVCNGTAQAYTITSNVSGATFSWSRAAITGISNAAVTGQTSNTITELLTNTTAAPIAVPYTIIPLYNGCAGTPFTYTVTVNPTPVVTNNPLSQTVCSQTGSIAVNLTSNVSGVIFKWVGVATAQVSGFTTSGTGNIPSQILLNTGTTQGTLTYTITPYYNGCPGTPADYIITINPKPSTPSASSNSPVCENSVLNLTTPAVSGASYAWIGPNGFTSNAQNPTINNATLAAGGTYSLLVTVNGCTSNVGSVNVVVVPTPAAPKASSNSPLCSGSTLILNANNIAGATYSWTGPNGFTSNVQNPTISNVTAAAGGVYSVTATVNGCTSIAGTTTVIVNTIPGAPTTTSNTPVCEGSTISLSVTSIPGLTYTWTGPNNFFSNLPNPSIPAASQANAGTYYVTATAGNCTGVPTAVNVVVDATPVNPVASSNSPVCAGDPITLTSSTFIGAVYKWTGPNGFSSTLQNPVITGAALTNTGTYTVSITAPGCSVTASAATAVVVNQIPIAPTAGSNSPVCVGDNLNLTASGIAGATYKWTGPNGFSSTLQNPIISNASANAAGTYSVTVTVNSCTSAAATTKVIMSKPEQAIAGNDQVVCVNNPKVILAGSIIGDNNNGVWTTSGTGTFSPSNTSLSGTYSPSPADMAAGSVTLTLSSTNNGGCSISSSSFKVIINPTPIVSAGGNKLMCAADPTVNVKGSIIYATGGRWTTSGTGTFIPSDREINVNYMPSTADKAGGSVKLTLSSTGNNCIAVTDAMTLTITPSPTINLPEVKYVLQGQNIIMDPQVTGSNVEYLWTPASYLSSSTTRAPVLKATESQLYTLRVTGLGGCFVEKQIMVNVLKPIIPPNTFTPNGDGINDLWTIKELSDYPGAQVSIFNRYGIRLFYSRGYGIPWDGTYNGKPVPFGTYYYLIDIGIYGSPLSGYVTVIR